One genomic window of Geodermatophilus sp. DSM 44513 includes the following:
- a CDS encoding DUF1990 family protein — translation MGLFRATDPAGLTGVPLTYPEVGGTRQAVLPAGYGVLERSVVVGSGRAAFERAAAAVLGWRLQRSLGLRVRATGPAGEPGTVVVLTAGLPRLGYDIPCRVVWAQTTGDERGFGYGTLPGHPESGEEAFVVRLEPGGDVVFTLRVFSRMATSAARLAGPVSRLVQRAAIARYLGAARRAARDR, via the coding sequence GTGGGCCTCTTCCGCGCGACCGACCCCGCCGGCCTCACCGGCGTCCCGCTCACCTACCCGGAGGTGGGCGGCACGCGGCAGGCGGTGCTGCCGGCCGGCTACGGGGTCCTGGAGCGCTCGGTGGTCGTCGGGTCCGGCCGGGCGGCGTTCGAGCGCGCCGCCGCGGCGGTGCTCGGGTGGCGGCTGCAGCGCTCGTTGGGCCTGCGGGTGCGCGCCACCGGCCCGGCCGGCGAACCGGGCACCGTCGTCGTCCTCACCGCGGGGCTGCCCCGGCTGGGCTACGACATCCCCTGCCGGGTGGTGTGGGCGCAGACCACCGGCGACGAGCGGGGCTTCGGCTACGGCACGCTGCCCGGTCACCCGGAGAGCGGCGAGGAGGCGTTCGTCGTGCGGCTGGAGCCCGGCGGCGACGTCGTCTTCACCCTGCGGGTCTTCTCCCGGATGGCCACGTCCGCCGCCCGGCTCGCCGGCCCGGTGAGCCGGCTGGTGCAGCGGGCGGCGATCGCCCGCTACCTGGGCGCAGCCCGGCGGGCCGCGCGGGACCGCTGA
- a CDS encoding DUF3037 domain-containing protein: protein MSRDTFEYAVLRVVPRVERGESLNAGVLVYCRQRDYLGSRVHLDTDRLRALDPTADPAAVGRALQAAADVCAADPAAGAAGREALGSRFRWLTAPRSTVVQAGPVHTGLTADPDAEADRLLRLLVLPVGGA from the coding sequence GTGAGCCGGGACACCTTCGAGTACGCCGTCCTGCGGGTCGTCCCGCGGGTGGAGCGCGGGGAGTCGCTCAACGCCGGCGTCCTCGTCTACTGCCGGCAGCGGGACTACCTCGGCTCCCGGGTGCACCTGGACACCGACCGGCTGCGCGCGCTGGACCCGACCGCCGACCCGGCTGCCGTCGGTCGGGCGCTGCAGGCCGCCGCCGACGTCTGCGCCGCCGACCCGGCCGCCGGTGCCGCCGGCCGGGAGGCGCTGGGCTCCCGGTTCCGCTGGCTGACCGCTCCGCGCAGCACCGTCGTCCAGGCCGGGCCGGTGCACACCGGGCTCACCGCCGACCCGGACGCCGAGGCCGACCGCCTCCTGCGGTTGCTGGTGCTGCCCGTGGGCGGGGCATGA
- a CDS encoding FAD-binding oxidoreductase → MTGWRTATVAEVRRPVPRAVGLRLDVPGRVRHLAGQHYVVRLTAEDGYTAQRSYSVASAPGDPLVELFVERLDDGEVSTFLADVVEPGDTLEVRGPIGGWFVWDCTHPALLVGGGSGVVPLVAMLRAARELGRTDLLRIAVSTRTLAELPYADELLAAGAVVATTREGHGVRPPGRLTAADLVPLWEPGQTAYVCGSAGFADSAGRLLVELGYPATDVRVETFGASG, encoded by the coding sequence ATGACCGGGTGGCGGACGGCGACCGTCGCCGAGGTGCGGCGGCCGGTGCCGCGGGCGGTGGGGCTGCGGCTCGACGTCCCCGGTCGGGTGCGGCACCTGGCCGGGCAGCACTACGTCGTCCGGCTGACCGCCGAGGACGGCTACACCGCCCAGCGCTCCTACTCGGTGGCCTCCGCCCCCGGCGACCCGCTCGTGGAGCTGTTCGTCGAGCGGCTCGACGACGGCGAGGTGTCCACCTTCCTCGCCGACGTCGTCGAGCCCGGCGACACCCTCGAGGTGCGCGGCCCGATCGGCGGCTGGTTCGTGTGGGACTGCACGCACCCGGCCCTGCTGGTCGGCGGCGGCTCCGGCGTCGTCCCGCTGGTGGCGATGCTGCGCGCGGCCCGCGAGCTCGGCCGCACCGACCTGCTGCGGATCGCGGTGTCCACCCGCACCCTCGCCGAGCTGCCCTACGCCGACGAGCTGCTCGCGGCCGGGGCGGTGGTGGCGACCACGCGGGAGGGGCACGGCGTCCGCCCGCCCGGCCGGCTGACCGCCGCCGACCTGGTGCCACTGTGGGAGCCGGGCCAGACGGCCTACGTCTGCGGGTCGGCGGGCTTCGCGGACTCGGCCGGCCGGCTGCTCGTCGAGCTCGGGTACCCGGCGACCGACGTGCGGGTGGAGACGTTCGGCGCCAGCGGCTGA
- a CDS encoding sulfite oxidase-like oxidoreductase, whose protein sequence is MAGPTRGFLGRRRERDPRLPPGQYDAGRDWPVLTAEPTPRIAPETWSITVDGRVESPTTWTWDEAHRLPRSEYRGDIHCVTTWSKFDTWFAGVSVDTLLEAARPTADAHFVMATSKTGYTTNLPLEDVTGGKAWVVWEYDGGPLPVEHGGPVRLLVPHLYFWKSAKWVTRLTLLQRDQPGFWEQNGYHDRGDPWREQRYQGD, encoded by the coding sequence ATGGCTGGACCCACACGAGGCTTCCTCGGCCGCCGCCGCGAGCGCGACCCGCGGCTGCCGCCCGGTCAGTACGACGCCGGCCGCGACTGGCCGGTGCTCACTGCCGAGCCGACGCCGCGGATCGCCCCCGAGACCTGGAGCATCACCGTCGACGGCCGGGTGGAGAGCCCGACCACGTGGACCTGGGACGAGGCGCACCGGCTGCCCCGCTCGGAGTACCGCGGCGACATCCACTGCGTCACCACCTGGTCGAAGTTCGACACCTGGTTCGCCGGCGTCAGCGTCGACACCCTGCTCGAGGCCGCCCGCCCGACGGCCGACGCGCACTTCGTCATGGCGACGTCCAAGACCGGCTACACCACCAACCTGCCGCTCGAGGACGTCACCGGCGGGAAGGCGTGGGTGGTCTGGGAGTACGACGGCGGCCCGCTGCCGGTCGAGCACGGCGGGCCGGTGCGGCTGCTCGTCCCGCACCTGTACTTCTGGAAGAGCGCCAAGTGGGTGACCCGGCTGACCCTGCTGCAGCGCGACCAGCCCGGGTTCTGGGAGCAGAACGGCTACCACGACCGGGGCGACCCCTGGCGCGAGCAGCGCTACCAGGGTGATTAA
- a CDS encoding formate/nitrite transporter family protein, which yields MAQSTRERLGHTDAPVEDEVAEAFGHIVDEGAQRLHRTWREVLATGLAGGLEIATGVVALLAVYGATGSHLLAGLAFSIGFIALVLAKSELFTEGFLVPVTAVVAGRASVAQLGKLWAGTLAANLVGGWLVMWLVVHALPDLGATAVESGRTFVDAPLDLRAVSLALLAGVFITLMTRMQHGADSETGKLAASVVGGFLLAGLVLFHSVLDSLILFGAFHHGAPYGYTDWLAWFWYTTLLNVAGGLGTITLLRLVRSKDLIERERSAAGAED from the coding sequence ATGGCGCAGTCCACGCGCGAACGGCTCGGGCACACCGACGCCCCGGTCGAGGACGAGGTCGCCGAGGCCTTCGGCCACATCGTCGACGAGGGCGCACAGCGGCTGCACCGCACCTGGCGCGAGGTGCTGGCCACGGGCCTGGCCGGCGGCCTGGAGATCGCGACGGGCGTCGTCGCACTGCTGGCCGTCTACGGTGCCACCGGCAGCCACCTGCTGGCCGGCCTGGCCTTCAGCATCGGGTTCATCGCGCTGGTGCTGGCCAAGAGCGAGCTGTTCACCGAGGGCTTCCTCGTGCCGGTCACGGCCGTGGTCGCCGGGCGGGCGAGCGTGGCCCAGCTGGGCAAGCTGTGGGCCGGCACGCTGGCGGCCAACCTCGTCGGCGGCTGGCTGGTCATGTGGCTGGTCGTGCACGCACTGCCCGACCTGGGTGCCACGGCGGTGGAGTCGGGCCGCACCTTCGTCGACGCGCCGCTGGACCTCAGAGCGGTCAGCCTGGCGCTGCTCGCCGGTGTCTTCATCACGTTGATGACCCGCATGCAGCACGGCGCGGACTCCGAGACCGGGAAGCTGGCCGCCTCGGTGGTCGGGGGGTTCCTGCTCGCCGGGCTGGTGCTGTTCCACTCCGTGCTCGACTCCCTCATCCTCTTCGGCGCGTTCCACCACGGGGCCCCGTACGGCTACACCGACTGGCTGGCCTGGTTCTGGTACACGACGCTGCTCAACGTCGCGGGCGGGCTGGGGACGATCACCCTGCTGCGGCTGGTCCGCAGCAAGGACCTCATCGAGCGGGAGCGGAGCGCGGCCGGCGCCGAGGACTGA
- a CDS encoding PspC domain-containing protein, with protein sequence MTSAPLPAAPARPELRRNGTDRLLGGVCGGLAEYSGIDVVLWRVGAVGLTLAGGTGVVVYLLLWVLLPSAPLAPGRRPGLLDPLVDRVHAAL encoded by the coding sequence ATGACCAGCGCCCCCCTCCCGGCCGCCCCCGCCCGTCCCGAGCTGCGCCGCAACGGCACCGACCGGCTGCTCGGCGGCGTGTGCGGCGGCCTCGCCGAGTACAGCGGCATCGACGTCGTCCTCTGGCGGGTCGGTGCCGTCGGCCTCACCCTCGCCGGCGGCACCGGGGTCGTCGTCTACCTGCTGCTGTGGGTGCTGCTGCCCTCCGCGCCGCTGGCCCCCGGCCGCCGTCCCGGCCTGCTCGACCCGCTGGTCGACCGGGTGCACGCGGCGCTGTAG
- a CDS encoding succinate dehydrogenase cytochrome b subunit, whose translation MVTVTQPGQRRTPKAAKTNSVAKKAVVAVTGIIMVLYLIAHMIGNLKVFAGREAYNGYSEWIRTIGEPVVPAQTTLTIIRFALLAVVVAHFWAIASLWRQAKRARPQGYVTKKAVAQSYSSRTMRWGGVIVGLFIVYHILDLTMGVANPEGPGTTPYDRLVAGFSNPFITAVYVIALVLLGMHLRHGIWSATQTLGQSNKRREKTVNLFALVFSVVLIGGYLVVPFSVLFGLVG comes from the coding sequence GTGGTGACGGTGACGCAACCGGGACAGCGCAGGACCCCCAAGGCCGCGAAGACCAACTCCGTGGCCAAGAAGGCCGTGGTGGCGGTCACCGGCATCATCATGGTCCTGTACTTGATCGCGCACATGATCGGCAACCTCAAGGTCTTCGCCGGTCGCGAGGCCTACAACGGGTACTCCGAGTGGATCCGGACGATCGGTGAACCCGTCGTCCCGGCGCAGACGACGTTGACCATCATCCGGTTCGCCCTGCTGGCCGTCGTGGTCGCCCACTTCTGGGCGATCGCCTCGCTGTGGCGGCAGGCCAAGCGGGCCCGGCCGCAGGGTTACGTGACCAAGAAGGCCGTGGCGCAGAGCTACTCCTCGCGGACCATGCGCTGGGGCGGCGTGATCGTCGGCCTGTTCATCGTCTACCACATCCTCGACCTCACGATGGGCGTGGCGAACCCGGAGGGCCCCGGCACGACGCCCTACGACCGCCTGGTCGCCGGCTTCTCCAACCCGTTCATCACCGCGGTCTACGTGATCGCCCTGGTCCTGCTCGGCATGCACCTGCGCCACGGCATCTGGAGTGCCACGCAGACGCTCGGGCAGAGCAACAAGCGCCGGGAGAAGACGGTCAACCTCTTCGCCCTGGTGTTCTCCGTGGTGCTGATCGGCGGCTACCTCGTCGTCCCGTTCAGCGTCCTCTTCGGTCTCGTCGGTTAG
- a CDS encoding serine hydrolase translates to MGLAADVEAVVRGHVAAGAVPGAAWHVTRGDEVARGAAGVHDPGGDDAVRPDTVFRIASITKPVVAVAALTLVEDGTLGLDDPVNPVLPELAGRRVLADAADAAAGTVPARRPVTVRDVLTFRLGLGLDFTAPWPTPTVTALAAAGLPAGPPAPQAAPPPEEWLRRVASVPLAHQPGERWLYHTGASVLGVLVARAAGRPLPEVLAERVLDPLGMADTGFTVPDHARDRLGPHWTPPGEDGGRQVYDAADGQWARPPAFPDGGDGLVSTVDDLAALARALLDGGAPVLSPATVRAMTTEQAGPVDDEGGGWGLGVGVRRTDEPGGRHAGSFGWDGGLGGTWWSDPVTGTTAVLLTNQMWASPRPPALFEDVRAVAFGPR, encoded by the coding sequence ATGGGACTGGCAGCCGACGTCGAGGCGGTGGTGCGCGGACACGTGGCCGCGGGGGCGGTGCCCGGCGCCGCGTGGCACGTGACTCGCGGGGACGAGGTGGCCCGCGGCGCGGCCGGCGTGCACGACCCGGGCGGGGACGACGCGGTGCGACCGGACACCGTCTTCCGGATCGCGTCGATCACCAAGCCGGTGGTCGCGGTCGCCGCGCTGACGCTGGTCGAGGACGGGACGCTCGGCCTCGACGACCCGGTGAACCCCGTGCTGCCCGAGCTGGCCGGCCGGCGGGTGCTCGCCGACGCCGCCGACGCCGCCGCCGGGACGGTGCCGGCCCGCCGGCCGGTCACCGTGCGCGACGTGCTCACGTTCCGGCTGGGGCTCGGCCTCGACTTCACCGCACCGTGGCCCACCCCGACGGTCACCGCGCTGGCCGCCGCCGGCCTGCCTGCCGGCCCGCCGGCGCCGCAGGCCGCCCCGCCACCGGAGGAGTGGCTGCGCCGGGTGGCCTCCGTCCCGCTGGCGCACCAGCCGGGCGAGCGCTGGCTGTACCACACCGGGGCGAGCGTGCTCGGCGTCCTCGTCGCCCGGGCGGCCGGCCGCCCGCTGCCCGAGGTGCTCGCCGAGCGGGTGCTGGACCCGCTCGGGATGGCCGACACCGGCTTCACCGTGCCCGACCACGCCCGGGACCGGCTGGGCCCGCACTGGACCCCGCCCGGCGAGGACGGCGGACGGCAGGTGTACGACGCCGCCGACGGGCAGTGGGCGCGGCCGCCGGCCTTCCCCGACGGCGGTGACGGGCTGGTGTCCACCGTGGACGACCTCGCCGCCCTGGCGCGGGCACTGCTCGACGGGGGCGCCCCGGTGCTGTCGCCCGCGACGGTGCGGGCGATGACCACCGAGCAGGCCGGCCCGGTCGACGACGAGGGCGGCGGCTGGGGGCTGGGCGTCGGCGTCCGTCGCACGGACGAGCCCGGCGGCCGGCACGCGGGCTCGTTCGGTTGGGACGGCGGGCTGGGCGGCACCTGGTGGAGCGACCCGGTCACCGGCACCACCGCGGTGCTGCTCACCAACCAGATGTGGGCCTCACCCCGGCCGCCCGCACTGTTCGAGGACGTCCGGGCCGTCGCCTTCGGGCCGCGCTGA
- a CDS encoding fumarate reductase/succinate dehydrogenase flavoprotein subunit, translating into MPLDLFAVGDPIADTKAPMDVPIAERWSTRRFQARLVNPANRRKRTVIVVGTGLAGGSAAATLGEAGYRVKSFWFHDSPRRAHSVAAQGGINAAKNYRNDGDSVHRLFYDTVKGGDFRSRENNVHRLAEVSVSIIDQCVAQGVPFAREYGGLLDNRSFGGAQVSRTFYARGQTGQQLLYGAYQALERQMAVGTVGQHARTEMLDLIMVDGRARGIVARDLITGEVSTHFADAVVLATGGYSNVFYLSTNAKGSNTTAIWRAHKRGAYFANPCYTQIHPTCIPVKGDYQSKLTLMSESLRNDGRVWVPKERGDTRDARDIPEDERDYYLERIYPSFGNLVPRDIASRQAKNVCDEGRGVGPGGLGVYLDFADAIGRLGRQAIEAKYGNLFDMYAQITGEDPYETPMRIYPAVHYTMGGLWVDYDLQSTVPGLFVIGEANFSDHGANRLGASALMQGLADGYFVLPNTIGDYLADGPFGPLDDTHPQVAEALGGVQAQVQKLLSINGTRTPASFHRELGRLMWDLCGMERSEEGLRKALDRIPEIRHEFWTNVKVSGDWDTINPTLEHAGRVADFLELAELMCVDALHRNESCGGHFRAESQTPEGEALRDDGEYAYVAAWEYTPEGAPPVLHREALEYEYVHLAQRSYK; encoded by the coding sequence ATGCCTCTCGACCTGTTCGCCGTGGGTGACCCGATCGCCGACACCAAGGCGCCGATGGACGTGCCGATCGCGGAGCGCTGGAGCACCCGGCGCTTCCAGGCGCGGCTGGTGAACCCGGCCAACCGCCGCAAGCGGACCGTCATCGTCGTCGGCACCGGCCTGGCCGGTGGTTCCGCAGCGGCGACGCTGGGTGAGGCCGGCTACCGGGTGAAGTCCTTCTGGTTCCACGACAGCCCGCGGCGGGCGCACAGCGTCGCCGCACAGGGCGGCATCAACGCCGCGAAGAACTACCGCAACGACGGTGACAGCGTGCACCGGCTGTTCTACGACACCGTCAAGGGCGGGGACTTCCGCTCCCGCGAGAACAACGTGCACCGCCTGGCCGAGGTGAGCGTCAGCATCATCGACCAGTGCGTCGCCCAGGGCGTGCCGTTCGCCCGCGAGTACGGCGGCCTGCTAGACAATCGCTCCTTCGGTGGCGCGCAGGTCTCGCGCACCTTCTACGCCCGTGGCCAGACCGGCCAGCAGCTGCTCTACGGCGCCTACCAGGCCCTGGAGCGGCAGATGGCGGTCGGCACCGTGGGGCAGCACGCCCGCACCGAGATGCTCGACCTGATCATGGTCGACGGCCGGGCCCGCGGCATCGTGGCGCGCGACCTCATCACCGGTGAGGTGAGCACCCACTTCGCCGACGCCGTCGTGCTGGCCACCGGCGGGTACAGCAACGTCTTCTACCTGTCCACCAACGCCAAGGGCTCCAACACCACGGCGATCTGGCGGGCGCACAAGCGGGGCGCGTACTTCGCCAACCCCTGCTACACCCAGATCCACCCGACCTGCATCCCGGTCAAGGGCGACTACCAGTCCAAGCTCACGCTGATGAGCGAGTCCCTGCGCAACGACGGCCGGGTGTGGGTGCCCAAGGAGCGCGGCGACACCCGCGACGCCCGGGACATCCCCGAGGACGAGCGGGACTACTACCTCGAGCGCATCTACCCCTCGTTCGGCAACCTGGTGCCCCGCGACATCGCCTCGCGCCAGGCCAAGAACGTGTGCGACGAGGGCCGCGGCGTGGGCCCCGGCGGGCTGGGCGTCTACCTGGACTTCGCCGACGCCATCGGCCGGCTGGGCCGGCAGGCGATCGAGGCCAAGTACGGCAACCTCTTCGACATGTACGCCCAGATCACCGGCGAGGACCCGTACGAGACGCCGATGCGGATCTACCCGGCGGTGCACTACACGATGGGCGGGCTGTGGGTCGACTACGACCTGCAGTCGACGGTCCCGGGCCTGTTCGTGATCGGCGAGGCGAACTTCTCCGACCACGGCGCCAACCGGCTGGGCGCCAGCGCGCTCATGCAGGGCCTGGCCGACGGCTACTTCGTGCTGCCCAACACGATCGGCGACTACCTCGCCGACGGCCCGTTCGGCCCTCTCGACGACACCCACCCGCAGGTGGCCGAGGCACTCGGCGGCGTGCAGGCCCAGGTGCAGAAGCTGCTGTCCATCAACGGCACCCGCACCCCGGCGTCCTTCCACCGCGAGCTCGGCCGGCTGATGTGGGACCTGTGCGGGATGGAGCGGTCCGAGGAGGGTCTGCGCAAGGCGCTGGACCGCATCCCCGAGATCCGCCACGAGTTCTGGACCAACGTCAAGGTGTCCGGCGACTGGGACACCATCAACCCGACGCTGGAGCACGCCGGCCGGGTCGCCGACTTCCTGGAGCTCGCCGAGCTCATGTGCGTCGACGCCCTGCACCGCAACGAGAGCTGCGGTGGCCACTTCCGGGCAGAGAGCCAGACCCCCGAGGGGGAGGCGCTGCGCGACGACGGCGAGTACGCCTACGTCGCCGCCTGGGAGTACACCCCGGAGGGGGCCCCGCCGGTCCTGCACCGGGAAGCCCTCGAGTACGAGTACGTCCACCTCGCCCAGCGGAGCTACAAGTGA
- a CDS encoding monooxygenase: MSTGPLVTLDVWGVPGRSVPGALLRMATDRRPLRRSPGLRFAKLLGTGSGRTFTVRDADPRRWALLAVWDDERSAEAFAHGDVVRRWGRVAEERWTARMRPLVARGRWSRQEPFGDPRPQRWDGPVAAVTRARLATRKAVTFWRAVPPVSADLHDSPGLRLAIGIGEAPLGLQGTFSVWDSAAALNSFAYDRAPHAAVVTRTAQEGWYAEELFARLALLSAEGTVAGRDPLRSRPSPERP; the protein is encoded by the coding sequence GTGAGCACAGGACCGCTGGTGACCCTGGACGTGTGGGGCGTGCCGGGGCGGTCGGTGCCCGGCGCGCTGCTGCGCATGGCCACCGACCGGCGCCCGCTGCGCCGCTCCCCCGGGCTGCGGTTCGCCAAGCTCCTGGGCACCGGCAGCGGACGCACGTTCACCGTGCGCGACGCCGACCCCCGCCGGTGGGCGCTGCTGGCCGTGTGGGACGACGAGCGGTCCGCCGAGGCCTTCGCGCACGGGGACGTCGTCCGCCGCTGGGGGCGGGTCGCCGAGGAGCGGTGGACCGCCCGGATGCGCCCGCTGGTCGCCCGGGGACGGTGGTCGCGGCAGGAGCCGTTCGGCGACCCCCGGCCGCAGCGCTGGGACGGGCCGGTCGCCGCGGTCACCCGCGCCCGGCTGGCCACCCGCAAGGCGGTGACGTTCTGGCGCGCCGTCCCCCCGGTGTCGGCCGACCTGCACGACAGCCCGGGGCTGCGGCTGGCCATCGGCATCGGGGAGGCCCCGCTCGGGCTGCAGGGCACCTTCAGCGTCTGGGACTCCGCGGCCGCGCTGAACTCCTTCGCCTACGACCGCGCCCCGCACGCCGCCGTCGTCACCCGGACCGCGCAGGAGGGCTGGTACGCCGAGGAGCTGTTCGCCCGCCTGGCGCTGCTGTCCGCCGAGGGCACCGTGGCCGGCCGCGACCCGCTGCGCTCAAGGCCGTCGCCTGAACGGCCGTGA
- a CDS encoding succinate dehydrogenase/fumarate reductase iron-sulfur subunit, protein MTLTLRIWRQKGPQHKGKMVTYQVSDISPDMSFLEMLDVLNEKLILAGDDPVVFDHDCREGICGSCGLMINGMAHGPEQTTTCQLHMRKFSDGDTIDIEPWRATAFPVIKDLSVNRQALDRIIQSGGYISAPTGTAPEAHSILVAKKDSDAAFDAATCIGCGACVAACPNASSMLFTSAKVTHLNLLPQGQPERDDRVVNMIAQQDREGFGGCTNIGECSAACPKGISMETISRLNHDLLGALRAGARPKS, encoded by the coding sequence ATGACCCTCACCCTGCGGATCTGGCGGCAGAAGGGGCCGCAGCACAAGGGCAAGATGGTCACCTACCAGGTCAGCGACATCTCCCCGGACATGTCCTTCCTGGAGATGCTCGACGTCCTGAACGAGAAGCTGATCCTCGCCGGTGACGACCCGGTGGTGTTCGACCACGACTGCCGCGAGGGCATCTGCGGCAGCTGCGGCCTGATGATCAACGGGATGGCGCACGGGCCGGAGCAGACGACCACGTGCCAGCTGCACATGCGCAAGTTCTCCGACGGCGACACGATCGACATCGAGCCGTGGCGCGCGACCGCGTTCCCGGTGATCAAGGACCTGTCGGTCAACCGTCAGGCCCTCGACCGGATCATCCAGTCCGGCGGGTACATCAGCGCGCCGACCGGCACCGCCCCCGAGGCGCACTCGATCCTGGTGGCCAAGAAGGACTCCGACGCGGCCTTCGACGCGGCCACCTGCATCGGCTGCGGCGCCTGCGTGGCGGCCTGCCCGAACGCCTCCTCGATGCTGTTCACCTCCGCCAAGGTGACCCACCTGAACCTGCTGCCGCAGGGTCAGCCCGAGCGCGACGACCGGGTGGTCAACATGATCGCCCAGCAGGACCGCGAGGGCTTCGGCGGGTGCACCAACATCGGCGAGTGCTCCGCGGCCTGCCCGAAGGGCATCTCGATGGAGACCATCTCCCGGCTCAACCACGACCTGCTCGGGGCCCTGCGCGCCGGGGCCCGCCCGAAGAGCTAG
- a CDS encoding HipA family kinase translates to MLPAVTATRYVTPLREGGSLPGLMEADDLGTYVVKWRAAGQGVRVLVAEVVCGELARALSLPVPALVTVDVAPELAVGEPDVEVQELLQRSAGVNLGLDYLPGALDFEAGADGVDPELAGRVLWFDALVGNVDRSWRNPNMLFWHGRLQLIDHGAALTFHHSWPGAAAAVARPYDAAQHALVDCAPDVRAADAALAPQVTRPLLDRVLALVPDVWLEGPSPDDPPTAVRARYVDQLLARLAARDTWLPPLVAAAAAGGSRRRAPRGENRPSWLGPPPPEGVSQR, encoded by the coding sequence GTGCTGCCCGCCGTCACCGCCACCCGCTACGTCACCCCGCTGCGCGAGGGCGGCTCGCTGCCCGGGCTCATGGAGGCCGACGACCTGGGCACTTACGTGGTCAAGTGGCGCGCGGCCGGGCAGGGCGTGCGGGTGCTCGTGGCCGAGGTGGTCTGCGGGGAGCTCGCCCGCGCCCTGTCGCTGCCGGTGCCGGCCCTGGTCACCGTGGACGTCGCCCCGGAGCTGGCGGTGGGGGAGCCCGACGTCGAGGTGCAGGAGCTGCTTCAGCGCTCGGCCGGCGTCAACCTCGGGCTGGACTACCTGCCCGGGGCGCTGGACTTCGAGGCGGGGGCCGACGGCGTCGACCCCGAGCTGGCCGGCCGGGTGCTGTGGTTCGACGCGCTGGTGGGCAACGTGGACCGCTCGTGGCGCAACCCCAACATGCTGTTCTGGCACGGCCGGCTGCAGCTGATCGACCACGGGGCGGCCCTGACCTTCCACCACTCCTGGCCCGGCGCCGCGGCGGCCGTCGCGCGCCCCTACGACGCCGCCCAGCACGCGCTGGTCGACTGCGCACCCGACGTCCGGGCCGCCGACGCCGCCCTCGCCCCGCAGGTCACCCGGCCGCTGCTGGACCGGGTGCTGGCGCTCGTGCCCGACGTCTGGCTCGAGGGGCCGTCGCCGGACGACCCGCCCACGGCGGTGCGAGCCCGGTACGTCGACCAGCTGCTGGCCCGGCTGGCCGCCCGGGACACGTGGCTGCCGCCGCTGGTGGCCGCCGCCGCCGCGGGCGGGTCGCGCCGCCGTGCGCCGCGCGGGGAGAACCGTCCGTCCTGGCTGGGCCCGCCGCCGCCGGAGGGGGTGTCCCAGCGGTGA